CCAAAAGCCAATTACCATTAGTAATTAAAGCATTATATTCAGCAGACATGGCTGACCACCATTCAAGAACATTTAAGACATGTGTCACACATGAAGGTTCAATGGAAGGAGGTAAAGGATGCTTTGTAAGTGTATGAAGTATTTTAGGCTTGAAAATGTTATTCTATGACCTTGTGCGCATAGGATGAGTACACACAACTGCACTAGAAGCAGCAAACGAAGACTCTAATAGAGGAGGAGGTTGGATGGACGATTCTGGTATAGGAGGAAGGAACGATTCAGAAGACACGACTGGAAGCGTAGACCTGGTTTCGACCGAAATTGTGGACCCATTGTCGACTGACTGAGAAACAATAGAAGACTCAATGGAAGAAGACTCAAAAGCAAAATTTGAAAGACTTATACTCGAACGAGATGGATAAAACGGGACTAATGCTAAGGGATCTTCATCAGAACTTGATTGATAATTGTACCAAGAATTAGAATTACTCTAAACTTGTAACATTTGACTCCGACTAGGAAATTGATTTTCAATAAAAACGACATGACGAGAAACATAAACCTGACCTGTAACATAATCAAAACACAAATAAGCACTCTGTCATAATGAATACCCAAGAAAAATACAAGGTTTCAACTTCTCATCAAATTTAGTTTTGGTATAAGGTCGAagacatgcatagcataaacaaCTGAAAACTCGTAAACTAGAATAATTTGGTTGCTGCTTAAAAAGCTGAAAGAATGGTGAATAATAATTTAGAATTGGAGTCGGCAACCGATTAATTAAATAGGTTGCTTCTTGGAAAGCATACGACCAAAATTTTGGAGGTAAAAACGCATGGTGAAGGAGAGTAAGCCCTGTTTGCCTATGTCGTCTTTCAGCAGTTCCATTATGATGTGGGGTATGGGAGGAGTTTGAAGATGAGTTATACCACTAGCCTGAAATATGGATTTCAAAGTAATAAATTCCCCTCCCCCATCAGTATAAACTGAAGTAATTTTTGAAGAAAAATGATTTTCGACAAGTTTTTGGAATGCTGGGAAAATTAAAGAAACGTCTGACTTTGCTATCAATGGATAAAACCATATGTACTTTGTAAAATGGTCCACAAATATCAAATAATACTTAAAACTATCAATAGATTCAACAGGAGCAGGTCCCCATAAATCTGAATACAATAATTCTAAAGGACGAGTACTTTTCAACGATGATGTATCAAAAGCGAACCTATGACTCTTATTACAACGACATGAATTGCAATTAAAAACTTCATCAGACGAAACAGGTAACTTAAACTTAGACAAaacaaatttagaaattttttaggCAGAATGACCCAAACGTTGATGCCAAAACAACGACGAAGCACGAATAGTAAGACAGGCTGTTGGAAGAGACAAAGCAGAACAAATCCTTGACAAGAATGAGAGACGATATAATGAATTCTTAATTTGCCCCCTTATGATTATCTCCCGCGGATAGATCCTTTACAAGAAAACAATAAGAAAAATTTCAATTGACACATTATTTGCTAGACAAAATTCAGATACAGAGATAAGATTTTCTTGTGACTGAGGAACACACAAAACATTCTGAAGTGAACATgattttaatggaaaagaaagAACATGTGAACCAACATGTGTGATATGCAAACCTGAACCGTTGGTTAAGTGCAATTCATCAAGGCCATCATATGGAGCATGCAAAGAGAGATTTTGCAAGTCATTTGTCACATGGTGAGAAGCTCCTGTATCAAGTACCTAGGTGTTGTTTTGTGTAGTATTAGAACTTACATGATTTGCACGAGGTCAAGGAAAATTATTTCTGAAGTAGTCTTTAGCACGGAAGCATTGACGAGCACTATGACCCGATCATTCACAGATTTGGCACTGAATCGTGGACCCACCAGCCGCTAGTTTAGAAGCAGATTGTGAGACACGAAAGTTTTGACCACTAGAAGACCGAAACCCTTAATTATCACTCCTTCGATTAGAGGTCCTTTTCCGAACATTATTTGCAATAATCGAAACTGAATCAAGAGAAGCTTCTGATCGTTTAAGATACAGTTCATGAGACAGAAGTTTATCCTCAAGCTCCTCGAACGAAATTATGAAATCTCTTGCACGAACTACTACTGGAATTTCTTTAAAATCACTCCCAATTCCATTTAGAACATGAATCACAAGATCAACAGGGGACACAAGACTTCTAGCTAAAGCTAGACTACTGGAATTTCTTTAAAATCACTCCCAATTCCATTCAGAACATGAATCACAAGATCAACAGGGGACACAAGACTTCTAGCTAAAGCTAGGTCCTCAGACACATTCTTAACAGTTTGCAAATACTCAGATACAGACCTTGTTTCTCGCTTCAGATTAGAAAGCTTCTCACGAAGAGAAAGAAGTCTCTTTGCAGATTTGTTTGCAAAAGAAGTCTGAATTCTTTCCCAAGCATCGGTTGAAGTCTGCACGGAAGAGACAACATGCATAGTAGAAAAACTTGTAAAAGCTATGATGGCAGCCAATATTAACTGATCTTAACATACCCAAATTCATAATCGCTATTTGGAACATCCACAGCTTCATTTGAACCATCCTTTCCTTCTTGACGAATAACCAGAGAAGGAGACAATAGCGTTCTGTCAACATAACCAATCAGATTATAACCATGCAAGACAGGAACTACTTGTGCACGCCAAGTAGGATAATTTTGAGATGTAAATTTCAATGGAAACTGAGATGAAGTAAAAGAAATCAGAGTCTTGCCGGATGAATGAACAGTATTAGAAGTACTGGAAGAGGATGTCATTTTTGAAAAAAGACGTAAAATGAAAAATGgcagaagaaaatgaaaagacaGAAACTAGATTGGATAAAAACTTTTTGTTTTTAATGCTCTAATACCATATGAATGCAGAGAGATTAGTTGGGGTTTAAACTTGTATTTCTATTCACAAATGATTCCCCTTAAATAGAGATATCAACAAATACAATCTATTATAAAGATAATATCACACAATTATACACTTATCAATATACACATTTTGTGATCAAACTAAACCTTATCACTCTGCTTAATATAAACTTTATAGTTCAGTGGGTAATACCATTCATTTTTAAACTTTGCTTAGATTATGATGTTAATCCAACTTTGGCTTTTTCCTTTTtgaagataaaaaagaaaaaattatttcttatatCCTGATTTGAAAATACTTTTTATCATACTTTTGAAATGTGATaaaatttacattatttttttaaaattaattattatcacATTTTAAAATTGCGGTAACATGAGCGCTTGCGAAAAATTTCTACATGCGACTGCATTTCTAAAAGTGCAGTTTGACAGCACTTTACAATTGTGGTATGTCTTTACCACATTTTACAAgtgaagtatttttttttttaatttttttaaatatttaaattgttttaaaaaaataataatttttttaaattatatttatgtaaaaaaattattgagttgaaaattttatattttattttaattctaaatgTTTAGGAGTATATGAAATTTAATGTTTCTAAATATATAATAgttgtattattatttataatgtagTCTGAAGgttgtatatttaaaattatattttgttaaatttttaatgatataaaataaaatattttaataatataaaataaaatattaaaattaatttataaaataaatattagaaaaataaaataattaaaatatttatgaattgtggaaaataataaaagtaaattattaaatttataaataataatgttaATAAATATTACTAAGAATGATGCAAGTATTCTCATGTACTATATAGACGCTCCTTCTTTCATATAGACGCTCCTTCTTTCATGTAGACATCGAGTTTTATATGGTCGGCGGTCACCACTTATATCGTCACCTTTAATAAAAGGATTATTATTAGTTGAGATCATAAAAACGTTAAAATCAGGTTCCTATTGTGATAGTAAAAAGATATCATCAtgtgattaaaataaattacgatcagatataaaataaaatattttaataatataaaataaaataaaatactaaaattgatttataaaataaatattagaaaaataaaataattaaaatatttatgaattgtggaaaataataaaagtagattattaaatttctaaataatAATGTTAATAAATATTACTAAGAATAATGCAAGTATTCTCATGTACTATATAGACGCTCCTTCTTTCATGTAGACATCGAGTTTTATATGGTCAGCGGTCACCACTTATACCGTCACCTTTAGTAGAAGGATCATTATTAGTTGAGATCATGAAAACGTTAAAATCATGTGCCTATTGTGATAGTAAAAAGATATCATCATGTGATTCAAATAAATTATGATCAGATGCAACATTAAAGAAGTGTTGTCCCGACGTGTATTGTACAAAGTGTCCGAAAAAATGTTGTGATCCTAGGCTGGATAAAGAAATATCCACAAAATGTCTAGCAGAGAATATATTAACGGAATTAGTATGTCAGGCAAAAGCATCAAAAGTAATACCTCCTAGGATCTGCATCTAATATGGATGATCTTAAATACCAGGCTGCTAGAAGGACCACTGCGTGGATTATTTGAAGTGTAGGCATAAGACTACTAGGCGTCCAGGTAGTATATTGTAACCTACCGTCTTATGGAACACTTGGTCTTGCTGATAATTGTCCAATCTCAATAATTGGTCAATGAGTGTGGAACAAAATGGGTGTTGGGATGGTGATATTTGTCGAAAGAGTAGTATATGTATGAGCATCGGCTTCTTAGCGCGAGCTATGTTTGCGCCTAGGTCTCCTTAGTGGGTCAACTGGCTCATCAATGTCATTTAGCATAAGTTGCACTCGCATAGAACAGAGCTATTATCTGTCGTTTGATATGATTTGTGCCTGAATTAGGAAACTATCGATTTATGAGATGAATACTCTCGATACTATCCTCCTATttgaataatattattaataactaattttttaaaataaatagaaaatatatgaaaataaattgaataataagATATTATGTCAATAGTTGCACCCCTATGCGATATCCATCAATGAGATATTCTCCTATATGATTCAAGGTATTCTGAATAATAATGAAGTTACTCATTTAATGGTCATGCTTCAACCAACATTTGCCATCTATCTTTCCATATGGCAATCCAATGCACACGAACTTTAATCCAATTACTATCAGATGACAATAGTGATGTGTTATAAAGATTAACTGACTAGCGTGGTGAATTTAGTATTAATTATTGCATGCCAAATTTGTGCAATACTCTATTTGGTTGATGTTATTCTACCACATTGAAGCATATAAAGGGAATCACTGCTCTACGCCTTTGCATATAATATAATAGTAATATTACAAATACTTTATCAGAATATAGCGCTCTTACcgtatgaaaaaaatatatattaaaataacaaaagaaaaagatcaATCGATGCATGCTCATATTTACATTAtacttttgtaatacccggctagactccggtatcggaattcctaccgtccggtggaatctcggatgttggagacctctagaagggtagaaccatgctttcataaaatgttttcatgtttttaatggttttaaagtatgaaactaaatgagtttttgcatgaaaatagcattggagggaaacccaggttcggccgccgaaagtcaagttcggccgccgaacatgcatgcgttttggaggcacgttaggcccccgaaagcatgagttagggaagttcaggttcggccgccgaaagtcaagttcggccgccgaacatttcatggatgcggaggcacattcggcccccgaatgtggcctggccagccacctataaatgggacacttagccgaaatgggcgagctttctcccattttcggccatagcaagcttccgaccttccctttgcaactcttgtgctcttcctccaaatctctaccatttttcttgagttttaagcttgcattgaaggttttgagcttttaaaccaagttttggagctttgggaactcaggagctcattttcgtggatctccaagtttgggtcgtcttcctctcgatcttcaagaggtaagggccgatcttaagctccttatgtgttttaagtaagttttaagtaagttttaagtgattttatggggtagaatggcatgtatagggttgtatgagtttttaagtaaatgttaggttttatgtgatttttgagcaatgtggcatgtttgagtaggtttgaagtgttgtagttggggtatatgcttgtttggggcccctaggagcttgtatgcatgttttggttgagtggtatgcatgattggtgagtttggaggcgaaaatgcacaaaggagccaagtttctgccctttggcagaaaccaggttcggcagccgaaggcactttcggccgccgaacatggctggggaggcaggcctttcggctgccgaagttgcccccgaaaagagactttcgtctctgtctgggactttcgaccgccgaaggtgccgccgaacctacctgagtttcgtctctgtccaggactttcggccgccgaaggtgccgccgaaagtgccctgttcagccacttcatgcatatctctatgtgatattttcatgatgttttagggggttttcggggaatatattagagttatgtttatgtatgtttggtccctcattggagtccacctgtgtaggttcggacccgaggaaccaaggaccccagcagtgagccagctgctacagagtttgtcagagtcagccagaggtgagtggaactaaacttaaccttttaaattaagaaatgaaatgcttttgtcatgcttcatgcatcatgatcatattataggttgtttgcattagaattcacgactatgccgcattgtattgttgtgatagatgatagtggatggacattaggatgattcattagccttctatatacgaagtcctgtggtgcccataatagggccgggcaatacgaagacctgtggtgcccataatagggccgggcaataactccgagtacgaagtcctgtggtgcccataatagggccgggcaatacgaagtcctgtggtgcccataatagggccgggcatggagttgagggatttttgaatcagtccatccgtggtgtgatttatttgtgcagtgacgcatttcatgatagcatgttttaaatattttctttttacagttctactcactgggcatctagctcacccctctcccctaacccctaggtttgcaggtacgggatagatagagaaggcaacgagaaaaagtcatatgtatgtaatagttagtttgtggacatgacaattgtattatgatgaaatgtaaaaatattcaggatgttatgtaatgagattattgaggatagaattgtgcttgaccataatgtaatgttaatcccttttgtatatacatgatcttatgttatgatgtttatgtaaactaactcaacacaggttgttttgcctttaaggcttgatgagatcccacagagggactatgttatgtatatgatcagagtatgcacaggttgagttagtagatgacagtttgtatgaagaaaagttttaatttttatgcatgttgttgatcatgtatgggattatacaggtttacaggttatatgtcaggcttgctacgggtcccggcggccttaagtcgacccggatcctagcgccagtagcggtccagatttccggggcgttacaactTTTTAATCGTCCAtcctataaaatttataatgtatCTCTATCAACACATATGTCACGACTTGAGTAATACGTCGTGTATtatgttggaaagaatcctctgccatgattgtaaatcaatcagttgttggaaagaatcctctgccatgattgtaaatcagtcagtgatcaaatcttaccatatttagcatagcacgattctaggacataattgagggctcaatcaaaggtctaattgttcatatcatgtactatataaactctgtaacttactacacaagaggtaagaaaataaaaacagttttcttcctataatctcaaggtggtatcagagcaggtttCGGTCTAAAAATATAGCCATCCTGCAATAATCCTTTACCAGATACCCTTCCCAACTTCTTTCTCTCACCGAAACAACAATGGCCGACCTCCCCAGCCCGGTTGACCAATCCCAGGCAATAATTGATCCAATAGCAGACCTGTCACAAAAACTATTCCAGTTAATTCAGAATAGCCAAGATGGAAATCAAAAATCAGTGAACCAATTCACTCTTAATTCAGCACAGCCACCGTCCGacataaaattgaatgattcCAATTATGTTGTATGGAcaaagatgatggagatgttTATCACGGCACTACAAGGAGCCGCGAAAGGAGGAGGCACGGGTGTCCCTTATGATCGGAaaggaggtattttagggttagaaaggagggcaaatgacctttctacccctgtctctttaaataaatctaaatgtgCCTCTGCTTGTTTTAATTCTAACAAGGTACAAAATACTAGTGGGTGGATATTTGATTCAGGAGCCACAGACACTATGACTAatgattcttcagattttgtTGTGTCAGCCCCACCCTCAAAATCCAATATTCTAAACGCTACCGGTGGCTCTTTCCCGGTCATCGGTGGTGGTACCGTTTCTATAACCCCCACTTTAAATGTCTCCAACAGCCTCTATGTACCTTCCTTATCTTGCAAATTACTCTCTGTCAGTCAGATCACCAAACAGTTAAATTGCAGAGTACTCATGTATcctcatttttgtgttttgcaggATATTCATACGGGCACGGTACTGGGCCGTGGTACTGAGAAAGATGGACTGTACTATGTGGAGGAGATCTCAAGTACTGGGTCAGCTCATTTAGCTCAAGGGTCCTCAACCCGACAGTTATGGCTCTGGCACCAGCGCTACGGCCATCCCTCAAGTGATTATCTTCGTACTTTGTTTCCTGAGTTTAAATCCATTGACATTCCAGTTTGTTCTTCATGCGTGCTTGCTAAGAGTCATAAGAGTACTTATCATATATCCACAAATAAATCTGATACTCCCTTCTCAATAATACACTCTGATGTATGGGGGCCTGCCCCGGAAACTGTCTCCCCTGATTATAGATACTTtgtgacttttattgatgattgcacTCGTGTTACTTGGGTTTACCTGTTAAGACAAAAAAGTGAAGTGGCTGAGAAATTCTGTGATTTTTTCTGCATGATTAAAACCTAATTTCACAAGACCATTCAAGTCCTCCGATCTGACAATGGGGGGAAATTTGTCAATAACCATCTCCAAACCTTTTTCCGGGATAATGGGATCCTTCACCAAACTACTTGTCCTTATACACCACAGCAAAATGGGGTTGTTGAAAGGAAAAATCGACATATCCTTGAGACTGCCCGAGCCCTATTGTTTGAAGCCCAAGTTCCTCCTAAGTTTTGGTCTGAAGCAGTTGCCACATCCATTTACTTCATCAATCGACTTCCGTCTCGCGTTCTTAATTTCCAATCTCCCTTGCATACCTTGTCCTCTCATCACACCATCCCTTCCCTTCTCAACCTTCCACCTAAAATCTTTGGATgtacagtttatgttcacattccaaaaacacaccgcactaaacttgatccatgtGCTCTTAAGTGTGTTTTCTTTGGTTATGGTGTCCATAAAAAGGGCTATCGGTGTTTTGACCCAATCTCTAAACGGCTCTTCACTACCATGGACTGCACTTTTCTGGAAGAGGAATATTTTTTTCCCTCGCCAACTAGCAGTGAGGGGGAGAAAACGGCACAATCACCACCACTGCCAAATTGGCTTAGTCAGGAGGGGCCAGAACTTGATCATTCTTCTCTTCCTGAGTCTACACCAGAACTGGGAGACACTGACCATCTAGTACAGTCCTCGGTCTCAACGTCACAACCAGAACCTGACACCGTAGAATATCCTGAGGAACACACAACTGAGGTATGTGAATCTGAACTTTCCCCTGGTTCTAATAACCTTACTACTAAACCCATTTCCCTTGAGGTTTCTGAAACAGGCCAATATGTCCTACCCCCTCGGAATAATAGAGGAATTCCACCCAGGAGATATGATCCAGAATTCGAGGCAGCCAGGTCCAAATACCCTGTGGCAAATGTTACCAGAGGAGAAAGACTATCACCTCAGTTGGTCAACCTACAGAAAAATATTTGCTCAGAATGGATACCAAAGGATGCCACAGAGGCCCAGAAGGACAAAAGATGGGTTGAGGCGATGGAGACCGAGATGGATGCCCTGGAGAAAAACAAGACCTGGGAAAAATGCTGGCTACCCAAGGGAAAACGACCAGTgggatgcaaatgggtgtttaccataaagtataagtcagacggaacggtggacagatataaagctagacttgtagcaaaaggatatactcagacttatggagttgactattctgaaacattctctccagtagcaaaaattgatacaatacgggtcctattctctctagctgcaaacctagactggccacttcaccaatttgatgtgaaaaatgctttcTTACATGGTGATCTGGAGGAGGAAGTATACATGAATGCTCCACCAGGGTTCATGAGTGGATATAGAAGGGGAGAAGTGTGTCGATTGAGGCGAGCCTTGTATGGGTTGAAACAGTCACCCAGAGCATGGTTTGGGAGATTTACTCAAGCAATGAAGAAAAATGGATATCGACAGAGTAACTCCGATCACACTCTATTCTTGAAGAGGCAAGGAAGGAAGATCACGTGTTTGATTATATACATGGATGACATGGTTATAACTGGAGATGATGTGGACGAAATCAAACAACTGAGGGACAACTTATTCCAagaatttgagatgaaagacctggggatgctaaaatattttcttggaatCGAAGTTCTCAGATCAAACCAGGGAATTCTAATATCACAGAGAAAGTACATTCTTGATCTGTTAACTGAAACAGGAATGATAGATTGCAAACCAGTCGATACTCCGGTAATGGTCAATCACGAGTTGAGCAAGGACTCAAAAGAAGGACCCACAGACAAGGGGAGGTACCAGAGACTGGTaggaaaactgatttatttatcacaCACCAGACCAGACGTGGCATATGCCGTGAGTTTGGTAAGTCAGTTCATGCATGATCCAAAACAAGACCATATGGAGGCAGCATTAAGAATCGTTCGATATCTGAAAGGAACAGTTGGGATGGGCATGTTGTTCAAAAAGAATGGTCATTTCAGTATCAGTGGATATACGGACGCAAGTTGGGCAGGAGATCTCTCTGACAAacgatctacttcaggatactttacctttgtcggaggaaatttggtaacgtggaaaagtaagaaacaGAAGATGGTGGCACtgtcaagtgctgaagcagaattcaggggaatagcaaaaggactggcagaactcctatggatcagaaagttgatgtttgagcttggattcccatcaaaggatgcagctgaactccgttgtgacaacaaggcggcaataagcatttctgaaaatccagttcagcatgatcgaacaaaacatgttgaaatagacCGACATTTCATCAAAGAAAAGTTGGACAGTGGTCTGATATCTTTACCGTTTGTTCGATCAGAGGATCAATGGGCGGACATCCTAACCAAAGCAGTAGCTGGACGAATATTCCATGAGGTTTTGGACAAGTTGGGTATGCTAgatccacatgaaccaacttgagggggagtgttggaaagaatcctctgccatgattgtaaatcaatcagttgttggaaagaatcctctaccatgattgtaaatcagtcagtgatcaaatcttaccatatttagtatagcacgattctaggacataattgagggctcaatcaaaggtctaattgttcatatcatgtactatataaactctgtaacttactacacaagaggtaagaaaataaaaacagttttcttcctataatctcaagCGTGTATTACTCCAtctgaaaatattataaaataaaacttaataatttaGTATGAAGGTGTCATATGATTAAGataaaaataatgtaatatgaaaaataaaatactaacaGACTTCCACTGGGGTATCAATATATGATAAACTTATTGTACAAAGAATAGGTAAAATAGCTCTCACTTTCATTCTTGAAATAACTGAAGTTATAAATATAATTCAGTCTCATTTTCAGGCACTAAGCTGAAGATTTGCCCATTTCAATCCAGAAATTCTTTGACATATTCCATAGAATAAAATATTGATCGGTGCCATTTGGGTATAGCTCAAGAGAGAAGAGATCTGGTGCAGAATCTGTCTTGTTCTTCCATGAAATAAGACGTGTGTGCTCCCCAATAATTTTGTTCAATCCAACCTTGGTAGCTATGAAGGTGATTCCTCACTCAATCTCGCATCTCCTCGCTCTCAACCAAGCAGGCATGAAGGTGATTGCTCACTCAGCCTTACGTCTCCTTGCTTCTGCTCGCTCTCAACCTCGCGTCTCTATAAACTAATGACAATTTAACGCTCTTTATAAAAGAAGGATCGATTAATTATGTTAATTCAAAATCTTGAATTTGTTTgttacataaaatttaataagagaTCAATTTATGAGTTTTATAAAACCTCAAGCACCTGCttataaattattcaaaaataaaaaatgagagaGAACTTTCTCTCTAACTAAAGAGATTAGGTTTCAGTAAAGTAAATATGTTATGTGCCACTCTTTCCATcccataataataaatttatttattatttttatatattattttttttatatgatttaaaaaatattgttaaaacaataaattttatattgtctTTATTAATTCACTACTACAGTTTACAGTTTGGGCAGGTCTAAAACTATATTATACTTTTTCAATGCATATCTTAAGTAAGAGTACATTAAAAaacaaactaataaaataatatctaaaaaaaaaaaaggatagaaGTCTTTAATCTAATAAACCTTttgacaaaaataaataaataaatgcatGAAAACTAGAGTAAGCTTGCTATTTAACCTAATTTAAGTAATCTCCTCACTTATTTTTAGCAtgatttttaaatgttaaaagaaTTGAATGTTTAGAGTTCATATCCCTATTCATTAATATGGTAAGAATTTTCAATTTGTAAGAAAGAGTCTCATTACAGCTAATATCAGTATTATAGCTCAAAAAAGAAAACCAAATTGATACATGGTCACAGCATAaacaaaaatagtaaaaaaaaaacaacacttgattcaaataaagaaaaagtataaagaaaagaaagatatttattatgttgttgactCTCAATTCTCATGCCATACATAGCTAGTCTTTTTGccctaaaaatttataataattcagcAAATATTTATACTTCTGTCATCCATAGTAGCAACTACAAAGTAGTAGCTAGCAGCTGCAGCTTCCACAGAATCCGTACTATATATTCAGTCCTATTCTCTTCTTTTCAGGAGACTTGAGGGAAATGAGTCTATAGCCTCATGAACAGCGCCAACAAGCAACAGTTGGATCCAAAAGGTGGAGAAAATCTAATAGAGCAATAGATGGTGTTTTTTA
This region of Manihot esculenta cultivar AM560-2 chromosome 10, M.esculenta_v8, whole genome shotgun sequence genomic DNA includes:
- the LOC110607743 gene encoding uncharacterized protein LOC110607743; the encoded protein is MTSSSSTSNTVHSSGKTLISFTSSQFPLKFTSQNYPTWRAQVVPVLHGYNLIGYVDRTLLSPSLVIRQEGKDGSNEAVDVPNSDYEFGYTSTDAWERIQTSFANKSAKRLLSLREKLSNLKRETRSVSEYLQTVKNVSEDLALARSLVSPVDLVIHVLNGIGKIPVVVRARDFIISFEELEDKLLSHELYLKRSEASLDSVSIIANNVLDTGASHHVTNDLQNLSLHAPYDGLDELHLTNGSDLWGPAPVESIDSFKYYLIFVDHFTKYIWFYPLIAKSDVSLIFPAFQKLVENHFSSKITSVYTDGGGEFITLKSIFQVSSDEDPLALVPFYPSRSSISLSNFAFESSSIESSIVSQSVDNGSTISVETRSTLPVVSSESFLPPIPESSIQPPPLLESSFAASSAVVSMSAEYNALITNGNWLLVPSDSSQNLIGCKWVFRVKKNPDGRSFMKQPPGFVDSTRPEYVCKLVKALYGLRQAPRAWYQALRDCALQFGFIQSKCDHSLFIFFKANVVCFFLIYVDDLLLTGSCKLFINSFIGELAARFFLKEPQPLNFFLGIDIHPCKDGLFLSQHHYIHKLLVTTKMDGAKPVSTPFATTTKLVKNVSLDLVAEATEFRKLVGALQYLTWTRPDICFSLINYLNSCKVQQQLIGMR